From the Phalacrocorax carbo chromosome Z, bPhaCar2.1, whole genome shotgun sequence genome, the window TTCCCCCAGTCCAAGGGTTATTGCATCCATAAACCTGACCCACCCCGACGGGAATGGattgcaggagctgcaggtatgaaaaacagaaaccaaaacaaaccaacaatttgttattagctttgtaatttatttatttttttttagcatttttcttgGCCAGGTTTGTGTTTGGCATTTGTTGGATGCAGTCTCTCTTTCTGGACTGTAAGTGGAAAGTCTGAACACTTCTTGGAAGGCAGCGGGACATTTCCACCGGGTTTCCCCTTCGATAAAAATGTGTCATGCCTTGTTCCCCAGCCATGAGCTCCTCTGCTGGGTTTTTGCTCTAACATCAAAGGTAAATGTCTTTTGTGAAAAGACTTGGAAGGGTTTGCTCATCACCTTTACACATGCTGCTGACTTGgccattttctgtgctgttatGGAATATGACAGTGAATCTAGGAAATGGAAGTGCTCAGGTAGATGATGCCTCTGAGAAGATACTCTTGAGTGGCCAGATCCGAGGATGAAATAGGTAATAATGCCTTGGCCAGAATTAGAAGACTTCACTCAGGTAAGGCTGTATCCCTGATGTGTTTATATACCTGAAACTCCCTTGGGATTCACTAGGAATATGAGTAAGAACTGCTGGGTTAGTGGGACAGAGCCCAGCTTCGTTACAACTTAGAGAAGATTTTAGGACACTTTTTGTCAAAATGTTGTGTTCCTCCACTTGGAACAGTCCATTTATGGTCTCCATAAAATTATGCACTGTAGCAAACATTCTTCTAGAAATGTCACTCGTGTGGATTGCTATTTAGTATcaattaacttatttttcttaatcacTCCCTGGAAACCCCTCAAAATAGTCCACTGAGCCTTAGGGGAAAGCTATTACTCTGGTATCTATGTTGTTTACCATGCTATGcaggagaataattttttttttttgaaaggtcACACTTGAATATTAACTAAAAATATGTGAACATATGCCTGCACCCATGTTTGTAACCATTCTTCCATAGTAACCTCTACCTGCTCATTTCTAGTCGTaaagatgtaattttaaaaacacagcacaCTATgtgaaaaactaaaattaacCTGTGAGTTAACAGGTAGTCTCAGCACAATCTTATCTATGGGGTGCTGATCTGTACACATGCAGTAACGGGTAATGAGATTCTAGAGACATTTTGAAGACTGTAATTCAGATCCAACTGTAAATGAAAGATACCAGATAccaaaaaattcttattttcaagTTATCAAAAATGTCAATTCCTAGAGTAAACTGTCATGTTTTGGATAATAGCTATCTTATAAATGCGATTTTGTACTGCCAGGCCATAATGCAGTAACATAAAGGAAGATAATACAATTCTATAGTGGTTTTCTTTGTAGATGGAGAAGGCTGTTATCTTTAGGGCATCCTACCATTGGCATTTCAGCGTCCGTCCAGGTGATGTTTGGTGTTGCTGTTGCAGGCTGAATGACAGTTGTAGGGAAGAAGAGGTTATGGGGTCCTGATGCAGCCAGATAGAGCATCAAGGCCAAGTTGAAAGGCAAGGTGAAAACAGGCAGATCCCACTTACGGAAGACTGAGCCTAAAGCGCTGGTGAAAACAGGGctgaaagaagaacaaaatggTCTCACTGGGAGCTTGTTGTCTAAGTAAAAAAACAAAGTCCCAACAAGAAACCCATCTGCAGGAAATTcactctatttcttttttaaaaaaagctatttaattTCCTTAGTCTTTCTGATAAAATCAGAGATATGCTAGGGTCACTCAGTAAGTTTCCTACCCATCCCAGGGCAGTTAGCGATGTACAGATTCCTGTCATATTATAGGGTGAATTTGGTAACCATGAAGAAGCCAAGATCCTCCACTCGTGGAGGATCCAGTGATTTAATGAAGTTATTCCACAGCTCAGTCtcagtggtttgggtttttcttttctttttttttttttttttttccccagtaattGAAGTGGTCTGAATTTAGGACACCCGTGCCAGGTCTGAGTGAATTGTGAAGGTGGCTGTGCGTCCTTGTTCAAGCTTATGGATCAGAAGTAAAGGCTGACTTCAAAGTTGTGCTTATTAAGGTGAGTATAACACTACATGAACCTCAGGCAGACAGATGACATGTGTTGTTTACCAATCTCCAACTAGACATTTGGGGGCAAAAGACCAGCTTTCAAAATTTTTGCTGTCCAAATACCTAGCAGATTATGCTGTCATATATATGAGTAAAGTAGTACtagttgtttgttttcattagcATCAGCCATCATGTCTCGGGACCACTGAACAGCTTCTGTGCCTGGAAAGGTAAATTTTCATGACATTTTTATATGGTGGCTTAAATAGATGAAACACTTGTGCTTGATAGTGGTAGAGAATGGTTAAAATAATGTTCCTCTTGAGACAAAAATGAATTGATGCATTGCAGCAATATGGCTAACATCTAGGGCATTGAACTACGTATAATCAACCATCGATTTTCTGTTTCCCCATTGGGTTTATTTGTGATTATGTGggtgttttatttgttttgggaTTACATTGAAATTTAAAAGTGCAAATAACGGTGCAGATTTAGTAGCACATATGTGCCAGTTGTGTTTCTTTCCAATTGTAGTCTGTATAGTGCATAAAAATACAACACCTCAGTCTTAGtgtggggacactgggactgGAATAAGAAGCAGAGGGGCTATCTGACTTACCACGTCATGGACACCAGCGTTACCGGCAGCAGAAGCCACCAGTGGTAGTCCCCCTTAGCAGAGAAGACGGCCATGAGCAATCCCACCAAGACCCCGTTATAGCCATACAGGCCTGCTTCAATAGCTGATCTGCGTGAAAGAAACAACCAGCTTGAAATCTCCTCCCCTGCGGGTGCTTTGCTTGCATcactctctccctcccacgcagTTATGGCTCTGTGTGATGACAACTTGCCGAGGCTTTTACACTGACCTCCAGTTTTACATGCCTGAGTCCCTTCTCCTCTCAGCCCCAGCCACCCCTTCTGCAGTTACCTCTAGTGTCCCTCTGCATCAGGTGCTGCTTGGAGAAGATCTGCCTGGTCCTACCAGACCAGATACATGGACTAGATACATGCTTTTCATCCACGTCCCTTGTTTAACTCTTAAGTCAACATTGAAGTGACAGTCTGGatttgaaggggaaaaggatGGACTTACCTGTCCTGACCCAGAATAAGAGCTGTTAAAGTTGAGACAACTGTTCCTAAACAGCCTGTGAGTGTCCACCACGGGTTCTGCACCAGGAAACCAGCAACTACAATCAGCCCACTGAGGGGGTTGTTGACAAACACCCCCTGGGATATCCCACGCAGCACCCAGTCAATAAACTTGATCATGAAAGGTTTGTCTGGAAGAGatcaaattaaataataatattaataaaaaggcaaaatgcaCAGATGATActgatttgggattttttttttttttttttgaaactcGGGAAGAGTTTTGGCAGTGGAACTTGGCAGCATGGCTGAAGCAATGAATCAACAAGACTGCAAAACCTGACTGCGATTTATTATAGTCTATACTGAAGTCTTACATCTGGAAAACTGAGATGAACAGTGTGGTTGCCAGGGTCCCCTATTATAAAGTACCCTGGACCAGTTTCATATAAACTGGCTAAtttatgatgtctgtgcctcaGATGGCAAGTCGTGTGTGTATCCCGTTGCTGATTTATTATGGGGACAAAACACACCTACTGATGTGTAATTCAGCTTCACAGTGGCATTAGGCTTGACAGAAACTGCTCAGCTGAAAGGACATGGAGTGTTATGAAGAATGGCAGAGCACAAAATAACCATCCCGGGTTATGTTCTGTGGGACTAAATTCACTTTGTACATGGCATGTTGGAGGTAAATGTCATCTCAGTCATCTTGAAGATTTAAGCAATATGTGGATCTCTGcacaaagctgatttttttttcctacaaaatggaaataaatcatGGCAGAGGTAGTTTCTGTAATACTTCAACATGAATCATGTTACTGAGAAGTTAGTTAGTATTCCTTTGATGTAATTCTTCTTTGGAATTCCCTAATTAGTCATGATGAAGTATCTTTACCTGTTAACCAGGCTTCAAATTCCTTCATGTCTCCAGTGATATaccccacagctctgcagactcTCTTGCCAGCTTGGGTTAGTGGATTCTGTTTTATTGGCTTTCCTTCACCCTTGGTTTCTGTCTTGATATCAACACTATTTTCCATGCTGATGTTCTGATGCTTTGATAAAAATCaagggaaaagtaaaaagaagagTTCGTTACAATGCCTCTTACTGGTCCCTGTTTATTCTCTCTACCACATATTATTTCTTACCATGTGTTATTCTGGAGctagaaagaggaaaatttctTACTCTGAACACCTGATTCTCATGTCTCCATGAACAATCTCTCTTCATGTGCTCTTGGGACCCTGTGATGTCCTTCCAGACCTTCATGCAATTGTAGATTTGAATACCAGAAAAGACTAATGAGTCTTGTATCATAGCAATATTTCACCTGATTTTAACAAGCTGCTCAGCTATACCGTGTTTTCTAGATATCAAGCAGCTCTTGATTTAAAGGGTGACTTCAAGAAGAGCAAGGGAGAATTAGGAGACATTGGTTCACAGAAGTTAAAGCTTACCTCAAGATTCAAATTGATAGAAGTTGAACACAGAAGTTGGTAGAAGTTGAACCACAACCTAGGAAGCTGCTTCAATGGTTGGTTCCCCTGCTGCTTAACCCATATTTCCAGTTTGAATTTATCCATCAGCCATCAATAATAGGTACCTAAAGTTAGGTTTATGGGTCTCTATACAGTCACCTACTGGGATGAGCTCAACCTTTCTCATGAGCATGGTCTTAGATTGAGGGTTGTTCATGGTACTTTACTCCATTACTCACACGTATAcgtacacttttttttctgtgttgaatTGTACTGTTAGCTGCCTCATTTTTAGAAGTACCCAGCACTGATTTAAGAACTGAAAGGACAAAATCAGAGTGCTTGCTTTCCCTTCTACCTTAGCCATGTTGCCGCCTTCTCTCTGCCAGCTGTCCAGCAGGGTGTTATGTGGTCTGCGCTGGCCTTTGCTCTTTAGCATAAGACAAGATAGGTGACCACATATTGCGACCTGTGGTAAGACATCCTCAGGGACTAATGAAAAGACTCTTATTAAATTTAGCAGGCACTATATCAAGACTTAAATAAGGTAGGGGAACATTAGAGGTCAAACAGAGGTGTTTGGAGCATCTATGCAGGGCTAGCAGAGACAGGGTCCTCTATGGGAGAAAAGCCCTTTGGGTTAGGAGCTGCTGGAATACCCTTTGGCACCTCATACAGCTCTAGACAGCTTCATTCAGGCACATGGATCAGAGATTTATACTTAGCTGCAAACACTGGAGTTTAAAAACGATGTCCTAGAGCCAATTTGTTATTTGTTTAAGGGTCTATTCTCAATACAAAGTCAGCAaatttaaaacaaccaaaccttTCACTGGAGTACATTCAGTTCCCTGAAGAGTAGGACTAATTCTTGGTAATTGTcaagacaaagaaaacacaaggcAAGTATGTTGCTGAGTGAATACAGAACCAGAGCTGCTTCAGGTCTCACTGGTGAGTTACAGCTTGTGCAGGATGTAAAGAATTTAGGTTGTGAGTTAGTAGTCTAAATAAGATCATACAAACACCTAATTACTGGAGGTAGACCTCAACTCACAACTTCAGTAAAAGCCTTCTTGGCAGCTGGGGAAGAGTATTCATACTTCAGAAATACAGGTGCTGAGTACTTAAGCTAAAGCAGCCTTACCCCTGGGCATTACACTTGCAGACCCAGACATGTGGTTAAGCATCTCTGAGCCTTTGTGGGGGAACAGCTGGTTAATGTACATCCTGGCCAGTTTCTTACCCTATGTTATTGGAAGGTTGATGGCGACATTTCAGGAAGTAGTAAATATTAGCACAAATAATAAATAGacattttctgccttctggAAGAACTCTGCTAATGCAAGAATATATCCCACATGAAAGAGGGTAAAGACAGGACCAGTACGTACAAGTGTTGAATTTGACTTTGTATAGGACATGAAGGCAAGGAACGTAACAATAGGAGGAcgaaaagaaaagaataagagTGTTGTTAGGGATGGTGTCTTGGTGCTGGAAGGGTTTTTCCTGGCTCAGTTATAATTCATTACTTTGATTCATTAACCTTCGCTTTTCtcatattttattctgaaataatggaaaaagtgAATTGGATGCACTTAAATCAAAATTTCCAGCCAAGATAAACGCTCTTCACTTGGTAAAAgtgcatttatatttttaatttaaagagtCTTCCTCTTTATGTAACACAGGCTTTCTCTGTTGCTAATCCATAAAGTCAAGGGCTGTTGGATTTGTGTTTGCAGAGTGATGTTGTAAGTCCAGTGCTAACATGACCGATATGTTTCCCTGCATGCTGAGTGAGGAGCTGGTGGCACCACAGGAGTCTGGAGACATTCTGCAGTGTGGGATGTAATGTGCATGTGGAGTGTCAGAGTCACTGTCTGGCCTGCACATGTGGTGGAGAAGAGAATGGGTCAAGCTGGAAGCCCTGGTTTGTCAAAACTTTGAGTTGCTTTGCCATAGGAAAGCACTTAAGTGCATACTTAACTTCCTAGTGAAGCCATGTGAattcagtgctttgctgaatcaggaCCAGAATGAATGGGAAAGGAATTCTCCCATGGTAAGCACCTGAGtggagttttgtttctttcttgtgcAAAGTAATTTTTACCCTGGGATATATAATAATGACATGCTCTAAGCCCCTGTGAGATGTGGAGCCTTTAATCGGCTATTGAGGCTATTTGGCAGTGCAtgggcagtgctgctggcatgGCGGCTGTGTAAGGCTGTACTGCACGGTGCACGTCTGAGACTGGAGAACTCCTTTGCTCTGGGTTTTCATGGGCAGAAATGAAATCAGCTCAAAGCACTTGGCACAGCAAAAAAGACCAGGTGACCAGGTGAGTCACTTCCACCAACCTAGCTTGAACTTCTCCCCTGATGAAGGCTGCATCAATGCCCTGCATACCTGTTCTTCTGGAATATTCAAAATCACAGTGATTAGGGGGTAACCATGGGTGCCTTCTGGTCAGCAGCACCGGTCAAACTCACATTCATTACATTCCTGTCTATCAAATAATATGTCTCTCTAGAGAGGGATCACATGAACTTGGGCTCATCTTTCTTATCAGCTTATACAtactgaaggagaagaaaatcatTACAAAACACCCCCATcacctgcagagcagcctggtctgTAGTGGGTAGGCTAAGAGCACCCTTGGTTTTGGGTGGGATCTTCACAGCAGATCCAGCCTCGCTGGCCTCACTGTCACCCCTAATCACATGCAGGGCTCTGTGTGAGGGCTGCCTCCTGGGTCCGGCTGTCACCACAGACACGAGGGTTGACCCATCTGTCCAGAAATGGAGGACTTGCTCTACTTCTGCTTAGTTGCCCCAAAAAAGTATAGAGGAGTAATGAATCACTTGGAAACTGGAATCAACATAGAATTTTTTGGCactttttataatttttgatATTGTAAGAAGCAGTAGCTGCCATATAGGCTCAGATTAATTATCAGCCGACATATTACCTTGTTTTAGGGAGTAGGCAATAACAGCTATTTATGAAAAGATGGAAGACAAATGGTGTCTCATCCCAGAATAATGGAGATGCTCAGAGAATTTTAAGATATGTTTGAATATTAGTTCAAGCTGAAGTGTGCATGTTCTGACGGGGATTGCATGAAGGTGAGTCTACAGCAGGTCTTTTGAAGACCTGCTATTGAAGTTAGGTTAACATGCAGTTTTCAGTCAAAGTGGGCTTTTTTCCTTAGTGCACgaaagaaggaaatagaaaTAATCGTGAAAGGACTACTCTGTTGGAACAGATTGCCTGGCTTCTGCAGGGGGGGCAGGATttaatagaaattttaaaaattattctttatttctattAGTTTGGGGAAGTGGTTTTTGATGTCAGATTTTTAACTAAAGACTGTGTAAGTCCTGCTCTCGGACACACAGCTTGAAGTGCAGTGCCTGATCTCATGTACGCTCTGGAGAGGTGCTCCAGACAAGCATTTGGTAGGAAATgcagtgtgggctcccagtgctggTATGTAACTGGTGTGGTAGAGAAGCCACAGCAGGACCTAGGCAGAGCAAGTCTGAATGTCTTCTTCATCTCTGTGGTGCAAGGACTGATTTGTGCCCTGCTGCAAGTGCAGAGGAActatttaaaactattttcccATGGTGTAACATGGAAAGTGAGAGCTGGACTTGGGGC encodes:
- the LOC104041639 gene encoding urea transporter 2; the protein is MENSVDIKTETKGEGKPIKQNPLTQAGKRVCRAVGYITGDMKEFEAWLTDKPFMIKFIDWVLRGISQGVFVNNPLSGLIVVAGFLVQNPWWTLTGCLGTVVSTLTALILGQDRSAIEAGLYGYNGVLVGLLMAVFSAKGDYHWWLLLPVTLVSMTCPVFTSALGSVFRKWDLPVFTLPFNLALMLYLAASGPHNLFFPTTVIQPATATPNITWTDAEMPMLLQSIPVGVGQVYGCNNPWTGGIFLIALFISSPLICLHAAIGSAVGMVAALSLATPFSKIYSGLWGYNSSLSCAAIGGMFYAFTWQTHLLAIACAFFSAYLGATVTNMLSVFGMPSGTWSFCLSALIFLLITTNNSAIYKLPLSKVTYPEANRAYYLKMKQHQRSFCEV